In Acanthopagrus latus isolate v.2019 chromosome 23, fAcaLat1.1, whole genome shotgun sequence, the genomic window gactctgtggtggcatcagccatttgCTATAGAGTAGTCTTCTGGAGCAGCAGCGTctcggcagcagacaggaagagacttgataaacttataaagaaggccagctccatcctgggatcccctcttgacccagtgcaggtggtgggagagagcaggatgatggataaGCTGacatcgctgctggtgcagaagttccaccccctgcaggacactttCACAGCACCGGGGAGCTCCTTCAGtgacagactgatacaccctaagtgtgtgaaggagaggtatcgcaggtccttccttcctgctgctgtcagactgtacaaccagcactgctccatatAGACATTAAGAAGTTTTTGCTCTGGTCAATTTTtcttaacacccatatttattagTTAGATTTGTGAGTAAAAAATTGCTGTTAATTTTGTACtatattatgtttatatgtacagtatatatgcctattctatttcttacctttttaattacattgtttattttgtaagaAGACTAAACAACTATTAGGTGGATTGCAATGAGCATTTAGTGCTAATTGGCTAATGTAGCAAGCTAACACATAGCACTTCATGAGAGGGCCCTTCTGTGACATTATCCACCACAGTGGTCGGGGTCATCATTCCTTGACCCTAGGAATTTTGTTTGAAACAGAGGAACGGCCAAAGAATGTATAGAAAAGTCAAGTCAATTATCACTATAAATGGTACAGGTGATCAGTACTGGTGATCATAAATTGGGAAACCATACCTCACTAGGGTATCTGGGACTCTTGATGATAAGGATTAAGTACAACAAAGAGTCCTACATCTTTGTGAGACATAACATGTTGCTTACTTTTGTTTCAGACAACGACTGATTGTCAGTCCAACCACATGGAGCCTCCGCTGGAAGGTTTGTTAATTGATGGTGATTATTGTTCTACTTAAACAAAAATGAGTTACTAGTGTATGAGAGTTGTAATTAAATcatttcacaaagaaataaGTAATTTAAAGAAGCTAATTCCACAacagtattttatgttgtggtTTAAGTGTTCCACTCCTGTATCCTCGGTTTTATGTGTATGCAGACAGGTGGCGTCAGTCACTGGATGAGGATATACAAAATGAAGAGGACCAGCAGTATAAAGTTTCAGGGATAGATGAAACAGCAGCCACGGATACTGGCCCTTCTAAGATGTCAGATCCACCCAACACTGAAGGTGTTTTGGAAGAAAATGGAGAGGAGTTCACACAAAGTAATGAAAGGGGTGGAGGGACGTTATGCTGCCATTGTTGGGCTCACCGTAATAAAAAACAAGCCACTATTATGAAGGGTCTTTGTTGCAGCAGAATTGAACAATCACTGTGCAAAATGGGTTGCCTGTTTCAACAGTTCCTTTAGTGGTAATATTGTTTAAGATTTCAAGGACTTGTTTGAATAATTGTATAAATTTGACATTTGGGTCTCATGCAAAGATGGTCATGAGTAAGGAGAAGAAACAGGGCACtaagaaaagaagcagaaagaaagaaggagtaGAGGGAGTGGGCCTGAAATGCAGAGACGATGGATTAAAGGTTTTGAAGACATGAAAAAGCTAATAACAAGCATTTTGGCATGTCAAGACCTGAAGGCCAGCTGGATATGTTAGCAACACTGCTTCAAAGACATCAGCCATACATAGAGGTGTTAAGGAGTAAAGCATAGAGGCAGTGTGTAAGTTGCTCAGAAACCATGACAGAAGTGCTTAGAGAAGACAATATGTTtctgaatataaatatatgtgcTAACTCTGTAGATGTCGGCCACGTCACCAAATCCCAGAGAGTGCTGGGTGAGTGTAAATATCAGAACAGAGATGCCACCACCTCTTGCCAACAAGCAGCAGAAGTGATTCAGCTCAACACAAGGTAAGGTCTAAGTGTCATGTTACTCGGATGAATAAAGATGCCTAATTTGCATGCAAGgccacaaagacattttctttccacaggATTCCCCAAACAACCCAAGCCTCACACAACACTCAGTCCTTCAACATGGTGGACGCTCCATCCTATCGGCCCTCCACCAGCTGTGATCTGGACACAATGGACCTCGATCagctgaggagggagaaaataaagatcCAGATAAAAGTGTTGATGTTACAAGAAGAATACTACAGATCCCTCTGCGGATCCCTTGTTCCCTCTTTAAACAAACAGATATatagataatatatatatgaatactGATACTATTGATAATAAGGATTAAGTACaactatttttaatttaaaaaaaaagttttacttcTTTTGAACATCATGGTTTTATGGTACACTCTGAAGTTCCAGTAACAATTTTAGTAATCTACAGACCAGCCAAACCAAACTTTTATCGAAGAGTTTGCAGagcttttatcttttttatgtcaaaataagacaaatggTTTTGTTTAGTGGCCTAAGCCCAGATAACTTCACTACTAAGCATATTTGTGTGTCAAATCATAAAGCTGTTTTATTCAATATGATTTCATCCCAAACACCTTTTAATCACAGTGTACcagtctgttttctgtgctttttacTGCTTCTTTAACTGCTTTTACTTCTGATTTTAACACAGAGGAGCTGGTCTCCCTTTTTAACCACACTTGTCTTGGACTCCATTGCCCCCTACAAAGACAAAAGTCTAAATAGAGCAGTGCAGCCCTGGCTGTATAACTGCACCCAATCACTGAAAAAAGAGTgcagatgaaatgaaaggaaatgaaaaaagacaggCTTACACATGTTTTATGAGACCTGGAATGATACCAtgcaaaattaccaaaaagcaCTTAAATAAGCAAGAACATTCATCTTCTCCAATTTACTTTTAGCAAATCACTCCAATTGGAGTGTCAAGTCATGGAATCAGTAACCACCCCCGCCCTCCTCCTTTTATTGAGGCCTCTTAAGAAAGGTATGAGGACTTTTCAAACTATTTTAGAAATAGAGTCAAAATTGTTAGGAATAAAGTTACCCTCCTGGaccaaattttacacatcagTAGGGACATCCATAGTTATTTTAGCTGCTTTGAACTAGTTTCACTGCTCTTTAACTCACACCACACATGAAACCAACAACTTGCAGCCTTGATTTTATCCCTAGAGGTTAGAGGTTATTTGACACTGTTGGACCCAGTATTTTATTGATTATGAACAGCTCCCTAAAAAGTGGCATTTTCCCACACTCTTTTAAACATGCTGTTCTCCTACCCATTTTTAAGAAACCAAACCTTGACCCTTCAGTTCTTAACAATTTTATGCATTATGCATTCATTCAGAAATGCATTCCAACTGGTTTTAACAGACAACATCACATTATACCAGTCCTAGTTTCCCGTCATTGGATCCCTGTCcgttttagaattgattttaagattgtACTGATCACTTTTAAAGTACTTATGTCTGGCTCCAACCTATATAACAGACATTTTAAGTCCTTACAAGCCAGCCTGTAGCTTGTAGAAAAGCTAAAGGTGATCGTGCCTTCACTATCAGGGCCCCCTTGGCTTTGGAATGCCCTGTCTGAGGAGATACAAAGTTTTGCAGGATTATTAACTTCTTCTAATTTACACTGGTGCCATGTTGGGCAACttataaaagtttttttttgtatggaaAAGTAACatatttataataaaatgtatacattcatacatatacatttatttactattttttaatttattttaaattatgtcaatgtgtttttgatttcagGACTGTGTTGTTTAGTCTTTATATTGAATGTCTTGTGCTTCTCAGTCTTTGCATTGTCTTTTAAGACCTTGGGACCATGTTGGATCGTAATGTTTCCCTTGTACATGTTTTCCTtgggattttctgtttttcccatGTCTTACAATTCTGGCAAATAAAACCATTTGATACATTAATTGAAGCAGCAATTGGATTCATTTTTTGGGACCAGTCATAAACTGTATGTGGAGATGGCAAATGCACTTAGATGACAATATGAAGATAATTACATTTCTCTCTAATTCTGCTGCATAGCACTGATTGCTGACGATATTATAGGATTTATATTAAAagttatgtaaaaaataattatacatATGTTGCTcctgatgtttttatattgaCAAATGTTGTTACGATGTTACACCACATGTTTCAGGAGAATTTCAGCATATCTGTTCTCTGAATGactgttttgtaaatgtcataATGTATTTGTCTGAAGCATTTACATCATgcagcattcttttttttttttttttaaataaataaaatatatctcTGATGTACAAGGAAGACACAAGGCCCCAAAACACCTGTGGATTAAATTGCCATGATTTATTACTGATCATAACAACCGATTTtatattacatttgaaaaatgtattgtttgtattCACTGAATATGACAAGAATCTCTGCTGGCAGCTCTATTTGATTAGATTGCCTCATATTTCACCACATTTTATACTAAAAGCCATATTTTTCCATAGTAACACCCCGTTCCTCCAACAGAGAAAGGCtcctcttcagcagcttcttcctgaaactatttcattgcattatgcctcgtgtggacattttcttcagccagcttGAGAAgtggaccatcaactcagtctttgtccggggaatcatgcagcagtacacacactttttctgacttcagcatacattacTTAATATTATTACTGCATTGAGCTTTTCAAAATACATCACTCCATAAttagataacaaaataaatacgtTTTTCATATTAAAGTCCTTCTTGCTCTCACATATTttcataaagaaagaaaaaagaacgaaagaaagaattgtactgtattgtactgTCTTGTGTGTAGCTCCTCACAGTGAGGCTGACTTTCAGCCCTCTGCTGTTCAGCTCACTGTGGTGACTCAGTGGTTTTGGCGCGGTGTCTACATGTCTCCCTCTCTaactttcagtttcatttcctctgttgaGGGACAGAGAGGTAAGACGCTGCGTTATGAGTACCTCTATGATTATTAAGGTGACATTTGAACAAAATACATTGTTATGATGGTGTGATGCAGTAATGTGAAGTAAATGTATGCCTGTATGGGGATAATACACAGAAATGATTACATAACGCTCCTTGTTTGCTGAACTATGTTTGCTCGGCTTGGCTTTGAAAACGGAGTGAGTGATATCAGACAGATTTCTGCTGTAAGAAGTTCAAGTTTCTTGCCATTTAGATATATGAGTAATCATATATGTACAAAGTTAAATTGTCAGATACAGTAGTTTATGAGCTTAGAATTGTTACATCATACAGTTAATAGACAGATGTATTTATGAGCAGTCTGCTGACTCCAGGCTGTCTGACTGCCCAACTCATCCTCTGCACTCCACAATAAAATAGTTTCATTTCTATGACTTGctgtttattcatccatttaTAAAACAGTTATTTGTGTGAGTAGCATAAAGGCACTAACTAGCGTTGCGTTACGAAAGCTGGCagtgtaaaatgacaaatgaaccTTCCTTGTAAGCTGTATGTACATAGTGTTACATAAGGAGTGCTGTTAGATTTGGCtgaccctgccacatttctcctttcaaacagtgttctgagggccagattttttattctgttatggataaaaaatcaacatgtctgAGTTTCTATTTTTGACCTCATTGATAGTGTAAACACTAAAAGTCTGAGCTTCtggatttcttttccaaaactacatagtgcatctTCAAGTATGGAGGATACTTTTTTTCCctaattttacatttaactttAGTGAGGGTGAGTGTGTTAGTGTATGGTTGTGTCGATTTTTCCTgagaatgtatgtatgtatttatacatgataataaacaaataaataaatacatacaaatacattgCTAAAATGATTCAACAATATTCAGCAATTATTGAGTGGGAGCTACACACCTGTACCTGCTAGTAGTTCCCCACTGGATGCCGATCGGTCCAGCCAAATGTGCCAAGCAAAATGGATTATTAAGATCACATATatccagttttttgttttgcttttttttttgctatgtgAGTGATGATCtcagttttcttgtgttttgtttcattttgcactTGGCCAACACAGCAGAGGCTTTTCCACAGGTAAGCATTGCAAAGAAGACAGTTATCACAAAATGAACTTGATTTAACTtaataataatctaatctaataatccaactgtttgcttttgttttgttttttacaaaagaGGACTGAATGGAGAAGAAACGATCTCGGTCGGGGCTCATgagtgatgaagaagaggagtaCAGGAGAATAAGCCCAAGGAAAAAGAGAAGCGTCCAGTATAATGTGGATGGTTATGGTGAAGACGACgttgaggatgaggatgaggatgaggaagaagaagacgaggacgACGAGGACGACGAGGACGATGAGGACGACACTGAGCAGCTGGGCCCATCCACCCAGGACGCCCACACCCAGACTACACAAGAAAATAGTGAGTTTTTAAGAGCCATGTGATATATTGAGCAGCCACTGATCTTCTATGAATATGTTTTCTTGAGCACCGGTAATGAATATGCCACTCTGTGTGCATTTCTTGTGTGTGCAAAATCTGTAGGATTCTTGACTGTAAtctgtggaaacaaaaaagGCATCCTGGataaagaaaagctgaaaagaggTAAGCTGAAACTAACACTTGGTCTGTCtatgttttttctcttattaACGTATTCCTTCatcctttgtctgttttgtttctaacctgtgctgctgtgtggggATGCTCTGTCCAGGTGAAGACTGTATTAAATGTGAAGACTGCTGGTATTCTCCACCTGCATTTGAGGACTTTGGAGGGAGAGGCTCCTCTAGGAAATGGAAACAAACTATTTTGCATAAAAATGAGCCTCTGCAGAGTTTGTTTGAGGTAAGACTGCGTCGTCCTTCATGCAGAGTGTGTTCTTCAATCAATGCGACCAGAAAAGACAGTAAATAAACTGCTTCACTAACTTGTCTATACTCACAGAAAGGTGACTTAACCACCAAGGGATATAAAAGCAGACGAGCTGAGCCTGCAAAGGTAGCTGAGCCTCCAAATATAATGTGATTCTTGCTTTTGCAAAAACACTGCACCTTTGACAGTTACGATGAGTCTTGTATTTCTTTCAGCAAAAGAAAATTCCATCATTAAATCGAATCACCTCTTTGGACAGCTCCTCTGAAGGTTTGTCTGTGATTTACTGTAACTCCAAGTTAAACCAGAATAGAGCGGTGTAGGGATCGCCTATATATTTAGGCCACGTTAGCATCACCCCTGGTTTCATTTGAGTTTTGGATGCATCGCATAGGTGTGGTTTAAACATCACCAGAGCTAAGcatcacaacaaaataattatataCCTATATCACTCAATTAGTTGTACTTATtatattttatgtcatagaaCAAAACTTGTAAATGTCTTAAGCCTGTGTTAACCACAGAtgttatttcaggcatttaacaaaaaaaaaacaaatttgaaaacCCACTGACTGAGAACCgtatgttcaaaaaacacaatcgTCCACTGTCTGAATTTGAGTTTTTCTCTAGCTTTAGCAATTAAGCTAATCACCGTTGGAAAGCTAAGATTAGTCTGACTGCCTTGGTAAGTCATCGATAACTTCATTCAAACTTGACATGAACAGAATGCAGCTCACCAGCTGTAAATCCTCAATTTGCAGCGCAAATATTCTGGCTTTCCACTGTTTTTTCCCGCTGTCGATGCCCTACTGGCCCAGCTCGGCATGTCTTCTTGTTGCTGAAGTCATATTGCAGGTCAGAGACTTCCATCAGCTAATACGGCCAATTAGCATCACTGCTtactgagctacttgctaatggcagctaatgACAGCTATGGGAAAGAGGATACTTAGCAGCAGTATATGTGTGTTACTGCcttctgtagttttggagctTTGAATTCTGGACATTTCTTATGAATTACGCCATTAAGGATTACTTAAAATGtactattttattatttgatcCATGTCAAAGACTCAGAGATACAGACTGCAGAAGAATCTGATGAAGAGGCTGTTAAAGATGAAGACTGGCTACCAAGCAGTGGAGACTTGGTGCtggaggcagaagaagaaagggtTGAGGCTGAAAATGGCGGGGAGGTTGTAGACTCAGATTTTGACACGAgtaaagaggaggatgaaatgGAAGAGGGAGCAGTGGAAGACGACGATGTGCCTTCTAGTGGTGCtaatgacagcagtgtttctgaGGGTGAAGTTACCTGATCATCATCTTTAGAAATACCATTACTGAAATGAATGTCAGCATGTGAGACTAATATTCATTTCTTTGAATATCACTCTTCTTGCAGAAAGGAAGCCGAAAGTTATCTTATCAACACCTGAGAAGAGAGCATTGCAGTCGGAGGTAAAAGTTGTCATCAAAAAGCTTACAGAGGTAAGATGTGGAGAAACGGTGGcgtcatttctgtgtgtgtgtgtgtgtgttcctgtttaATACGTCTCAGAAGAAGTACTGAGCCATGTTAGTGGTGCCGCTCAAGGGACAGCAGTATTGGTCTGACACTGGTTTGCTGGTCACCCCTCCATTCCACTGTAGCCTTTCGGTTTACATTGGTGGTTTGTGTGAAATGGCCTCTTACCTGTAGCAGTAAGAGCATCAGCgactattggatggattgcaaTGAGCATTTGGTGCTAATAAGCAAATGTTGCATGCTTCTGTGACATAACTTGGGGTCGGGCTCATCTTTCCTCAAACCCCAggaattttatttgaaaaagctgaGCATCCAAATTCACAACTTCTAAGAATTTATTGATGAAAAGTCAAGTCAATAATCAGGGTCACTGACAAATAAGTACGGTCGATGAATACTTGCCAACCTCCGGACCCACGATGAGGGGAAGATTTACTGCCCCATAGCTGCAGCTAGCACTGTGCTGAGGACaattaatgatgatgaatgcCATGTTATGCTATTATTTAGATAGTATTGCTTGGCACTTATGTAAAACCCCACACtagatgttgctgctgttgtgctACATGTAGGCCTGTTTCGTTTTTTCCAGAATGGTGGTATGCTATCCAAAATCACACAGTGCGTTGGCATTATGCCACCATTGTTCCCCTGCTGGTGTCATGGGGGCATTGTTGCATTGGTATTGTGCGATCTGTGTGATAAAATTGCAAAATATTTAACAGTTCCTTCAATGGTAAGAGGACTCAACAAACTACTGGATCGATCACAATGACAGTTTAATGCTAATTAGCAAAGGTAACAAGCTAACACATAGCATTTCATGAGTGGGCCTCCTGTGACATTATCCACTACAGTGGTTGGGGTCATCAATACTTGACCCCAGGAATTTTGATTGAAAAAGATGAACAACCAAAGAATGTATAGATGAAAAGTTAAGTCAATTATCACGATCAATGGTACGGATGATCAATACTTGCCAACCTCCAGACATCATAGCCTAAATCAGGTGACCATAACTAGCTAGGGCATCTGAGACTCTTAGCCCAGATTTATCAGAATAGATACTGATAAATTCATGGactattttgaaaaaaaagaaaaatcaagtaCAACAAAGAGTCTGACATCTTTGTGAGACATAACCCGTTGTCTACTTTAGTTTCAGGCGACGACTGATTGTCAGTCCACCGACGAGGAGCCTGCACAGGAAGGTTTGTAAACTGATGGTAATTATTGTCCtactaaaagaaaaaggaagtgtATTGAAGATGTAATTAAATAATTTCTCAAAGAAATAAGTAATAATATGCACTAAGAAATGCTAATTCCACAACATTATTTTACCTTGTGATTTAAGTGTTTTACTTCTGTATCCTTGGTTTTATGGGTGAGCAGACAGTTGGTGTCAGCCTTTGGATGAGTCCGACCCACCCGAAGCTGAAGGTGTTGAGGGAGAAAATGGAGAGGAGTTCACACAATATAATGAAGGAAGAGAAGATGGACGCAGAGGCATCAAAACTCAGACAAGAAACTCTCCATCACCTCTGTCTGCACCAGCAACCTCGTCCCAAGACATCAAACGAGAAACTGAGAACATCGAGTCAACCAGCAATCGCACTGCCAGCCTCAGTTCCTCCACCACAGACACAGGACTTCTTGGCAACATGAGAGGTGAGCATcaaatgtttcactgtttttcttttttgttatcGTAACACATTAGGTGTGTGACACACAACAGGTAGATTTGCTGTCCTTGGCTGCAGCTTGCACTGTACTAGAGGCAGTAAATGATTGTGATTGCCATGTTATACAAATGTTTAGAAGGAGGtgcatgttgtttctgttgtgtcatACGTCATGCCACTTTTTGTATCTATAATGGTGGCATGCTATCTAAAATCACACAATGCCATTGTTTGGTTcagcgtaaaaaaaaacaaaacaaaacaaaacaaaaaaaacaagctagtGTAATGAAGGGTCTTTGTTACAATGGAATTGCACTATGGAACTGTGTAACAACGGTTGCCCATTTCAACAGTTCCTTTTGTGGTAATATTGTTTAAGAGTTCAAGGACTTGattgaataaattaaatt contains:
- the LOC119013647 gene encoding myb-like protein V is translated as MEKKRSRSGLMSDEEEEYRRISPRKKRSVQYNVDGYGEDDVEDEDEDEEEEDEDDEDDEDDEDDTEQLGPSTQDAHTQTTQENRFLTVICGNKKGILDKEKLKRGEDCIKCEDCWYSPPAFEDFGGRGSSRKWKQTILHKNEPLQSLFEKGDLTTKGYKSRRAEPAKQKKIPSLNRITSLDSSSEDSEIQTAEESDEEAVKDEDWLPSSGDLVLEAEEERVEAENGGEVVDSDFDTSKEEDEMEEGAVEDDDVPSSGANDSSVSEERKPKVILSTPEKRALQSEVKVVIKKLTEFQATTDCQSTDEEPAQEDSWCQPLDESDPPEAEGVEGENGEEFTQYNEGREDGRRGIKTQTRNSPSPLSAPATSSQDIKRETENIESTSNRTASLSSSTTDTGLLGNMRDVGPTTKSQRVLNECKYQNRDATTSRQQAADLQVIQLNTRIPRTTQASNITHHSNITTQFKTLDAPSHRPSTSCDLDAMDLDQLRREKLKMQIKVLRLQEEYYSLKIKAHKKVN